A single genomic interval of Metasolibacillus fluoroglycofenilyticus harbors:
- the rnz gene encoding ribonuclease Z yields the protein MKLHFLGTGAGMPSKERNTSSIAMKLLEERGTIWLFDCGEATQHQILHTTIKPRKIEKIFITHLHGDHIFGLPGLLSSRSFLGGEDTLTIYGPVGLKNWIETTLALTTTHLSYPIKYVEVTEGIIFEDEQFIVRAMLLAHVIPCYGYRIEQKPLLGELLVEKALTLGVPKGPLLGKLKQGENIVLASGETVYSMDVTSPAKEGFIVTILGDTKLCDNAIHLAEGADIVVHEATFDAETKHLAANYGHATNVEAATVAKKAKAKNLILNHISARFLPNDLAKLLQQAREVFPTTYMANDGTQIELKNKELV from the coding sequence TTGAAACTGCATTTTTTAGGAACAGGTGCAGGTATGCCCTCAAAAGAACGCAATACGAGTTCGATTGCCATGAAGTTACTTGAAGAACGAGGGACAATATGGCTATTTGATTGTGGAGAGGCAACACAGCATCAAATCCTCCACACGACAATTAAACCACGTAAAATAGAAAAAATATTTATTACCCATTTACACGGGGACCATATTTTCGGTTTACCAGGATTATTAAGCTCCCGTTCTTTTTTAGGTGGCGAGGATACATTAACGATTTACGGTCCAGTAGGCTTAAAAAATTGGATTGAAACAACGCTTGCACTTACTACAACCCATTTGAGCTATCCTATAAAATATGTAGAAGTGACAGAAGGCATTATTTTCGAGGATGAGCAATTTATTGTGCGTGCGATGCTATTAGCACATGTTATTCCTTGTTACGGCTATCGAATTGAACAAAAACCGTTACTTGGTGAATTATTAGTAGAAAAAGCGCTCACACTTGGCGTACCGAAAGGCCCTTTACTTGGCAAGCTAAAGCAAGGAGAGAATATAGTGCTAGCAAGTGGAGAAACAGTTTATAGCATGGATGTTACTTCACCAGCAAAGGAAGGCTTTATTGTCACAATTTTAGGGGATACAAAGCTTTGTGACAATGCGATTCACCTAGCAGAAGGGGCGGATATTGTCGTGCATGAAGCTACATTCGATGCTGAAACGAAGCATTTAGCCGCGAACTATGGACACGCAACGAATGTCGAGGCGGCAACAGTTGCTAAAAAAGCTAAGGCTAAAAATTTAATCTTAAACCATATTAGTGCTCGCTTTTTGCCAAATGATTTGGCAAAGTTGCTACAACAAGCCCGTGAAGTATTTCCTACAACGTATATGGCGAATGATGGCACCCAAATCGAATTGAAAAACAAGGAATTAGTATAA
- a CDS encoding DNA polymerase IV — protein MASRVIVHIDMNCFYASVEQVFEPSLKGKPIAIAGNPKERRGIIITCSYEARAFGVKTTMTVHEAKKLCPQLIILPPNFERYRHASKKFFQLLREYTELVEPVSIDESYIDISDLCTKRHAMEIVREIQQRIYTELNLPCSLGVAPNKFLAKTASDMKKPMGITVLRKRDISEKLWPLSVIAMHGVGKKTANKLATIGITTIEQLAKVEGYKIRQLLGVNGERLKARANGEDNREVNPDSIYDTKSVGNSTTLPRDETNYEALQAIIKKLSSKVAQRLKAKRLAGTTVTIYIRDADWHNQTRSKSVKNAIASEADIFEIAWALFMKHWDEAPVRLLGVTVSNVADQQHVTQQLGLFDYEEQIKDEPIVELVQQLERKFGKGAIKRGVVAPAQGKYQANTSFSKDFLDDFDSIEPKSSKRPSN, from the coding sequence ATGGCAAGTCGTGTTATTGTACATATTGATATGAACTGTTTTTATGCTTCTGTTGAACAAGTTTTTGAGCCTAGCTTAAAGGGCAAGCCAATTGCGATTGCGGGAAATCCGAAAGAGCGTCGAGGGATTATTATTACTTGCTCCTATGAGGCGCGTGCCTTTGGTGTGAAAACGACGATGACAGTGCATGAGGCGAAAAAACTTTGCCCGCAACTTATTATTCTACCACCGAATTTTGAGCGTTATCGCCACGCCTCTAAAAAATTTTTCCAGCTATTACGTGAATATACAGAGCTTGTTGAGCCTGTTTCAATCGATGAAAGCTATATTGATATTAGCGACTTATGCACGAAGCGCCATGCGATGGAAATTGTCCGAGAAATTCAGCAACGTATATATACAGAGTTGAATCTTCCTTGTTCACTTGGCGTTGCGCCAAATAAATTTTTAGCAAAAACAGCTTCTGATATGAAAAAGCCAATGGGCATTACCGTTTTACGCAAGCGTGATATTTCTGAAAAGCTTTGGCCATTATCTGTTATTGCGATGCACGGTGTTGGTAAAAAAACAGCGAATAAGCTTGCGACAATTGGGATTACAACAATTGAACAGCTGGCAAAGGTGGAAGGGTATAAAATTCGGCAGCTACTCGGTGTTAACGGAGAGCGCTTAAAGGCACGAGCAAATGGAGAGGATAATCGAGAAGTTAATCCAGATTCAATTTATGATACAAAAAGCGTCGGCAATTCTACTACATTACCGCGTGATGAAACGAATTATGAAGCTTTACAAGCAATTATCAAAAAACTTAGCTCAAAAGTGGCGCAGCGCTTAAAAGCGAAGCGGCTTGCAGGAACAACCGTGACCATTTATATTCGAGATGCAGATTGGCATAATCAAACACGAAGTAAGTCAGTGAAAAACGCTATTGCCAGTGAAGCAGATATTTTCGAAATAGCATGGGCGCTATTTATGAAGCATTGGGATGAAGCTCCTGTTCGTTTACTAGGCGTGACAGTATCCAATGTTGCTGACCAACAACATGTCACACAGCAGCTCGGCCTATTTGATTATGAGGAGCAAATTAAAGATGAGCCGATTGTCGAATTAGTGCAGCAGCTTGAGCGTAAATTCGGTAAAGGAGCAATTAAGCGAGGTGTGGTAGCACCAGCACAAGGGAAGTATCAAGCAAATACGAGCTTTAGTAAAGATTTTTTGGATGATTTTGATTCGATAGAGCCGAAATCTTCAAAAAGACCTTCAAATTAA